GAACAAGAACTGGTCTTTCTCATTTTGTGAATAATAAATTCCAAACCATGTTTGGTCTGATATTTGGAAACAAAATATCTAAACGTATACAAAGAGGTGAATGCAAatacaagaacaaaaacatccaATGGAATAACAACTGTGTCAAAGTGCTGATTATAAATGTGTCCAGGGTGTTATCACCACAGTTGTTGTGCAGTAATGGCATATTTCGGATAACCGAAAATAAAATACTCACAGGAATACAGGACAATTTTGAGTAACTTAATCAGAATTTgtttaagtacatttttcaaTTGAACATGTTTGAAAATTGGACATTTGTAACATCATAATGTGATACCAGCACAATTTCCAGATGTTTCACaccatttgaaatatgaattaaagTATTGCTGGAGCAGTAACTCAACAAACACTACAACAGCCAGACAAATGGTACCTAGTTAACTGGCATGGCACTGGGTAGGTTTTATACCAAGTGAATCTCTGACTCCATGTTTTAGTCTATCAGTCATGTTATATAGCAAAAAGGGGCAAGTAAATATCAACAAGGCACTTTAACAATTCATAAAAAGTGAATCATGTATTAAAATGATGGGTCAGTATGGGCTGTGTCCTAATTCCTATGTGCTGACACAGAGgataaagtaaatataaaagtaTGTATTAGCAAATAATTATAAAGATATAAATGAAGAGAATAACCAACAGCAATCACAATGTCGTACCTAAATATAACAATGTACAGAGCTCGATACTGAGTTTCTACATTCAAATAAATTGATTATCGACACTTTATTCAGGCAAAAGACTTGTGTTAAGTTGAAGTTCACTGAAAGTGTCAAAACCCCTGCCTTAATTTCATAAGTAAACTGAAGCACTCCATCAGGCTGTCTAGGGCACAAAAGGTGACATTAGCAGCATGAGCTGCTACTCTCCTCTCATGTGAACTGGACTTATAGGGATCAACGTACAAAGATTTGACAgtttcacaaattcacaaactGTGTTATGCCTCCTGTCAGATCTCCATCTTGACTACTTTAATACTGTGATAAATACAGATTGGTGGTACATGCCACCTATGATCTGTAGGACTGTCTTCATGCCTTACACTACATCAACACAATGAGGATACGATGCAAAATTATACTGAACACATCACTAGACTGAAAATACTTGTTTTACAAGAACTCCTCAACAGAGACGAAATGTTTCAAGGTGCACTTCTGCTTGTTAAAAATTTGCCAGTTATATGATCtgttaaactggaaaaaaaaacatgacactgatgaaattatatttaattactACAGAAAATTTGCTGTACACATAATGCTTAAAGAATCCAGTTCCAAAGCTCCAAAGGTCAAGTATATCTTTCTATGATATAACACAGGCATATATTGTACGCTTGGTAATCCATGTTACCTTTAGGAGGAAAGATGTACCACAATGTACCATGAGCAATCAATAATTTAAATACTGTACGGATTAACAAAAACAGCGCAATATATACTCATTAGTATAAGGTGATGTTGCAGACTGTGCAACACTGGATACTATGGCGAGGAAACTAATAGTTGTGCTTTGTGCATAACACTGTGCTTTGACTATTGAAACACAGGTTTACTTCAGGGGTAAAATGAGTTATGGGTCCCTTTTCTTAGAACACTGTTCAAATAACACACTTGCTAACCCCCTTGCAATccttttccactgcagctgGCAAAGTCCAAAGCACTGTAGGCTGACACGCAGTTTTTAAGATTGAATAGTTAGAATGTATGAATTACAACCCTCCTCCTTAACCTCTAAATACATAAGTTTAGCTATTACAAGTCTTTACAATTCTTGTTAAAAGTTGGTATGTGCATTCAATCATCATACAGTGGCTCAACTGGATTTTGAGGTGTGTCAAGTGCTTACAAGCTATGTCAACTGCTTGAGAGCTAACCTTCAAGAAACTAGTCCATCGCTACCAAGACAGAGTTGCTTTCAGTGTTGGGTTTCCAGAGCCAAAGTAAGGAGAAGGACTGCCTCCATGATCATTTAATGTCCCAAGAGCTGTTCCTCGCAAGAAAAACTGAGAGTGCCATGGAGGATGACCCAGTGGCAACAAGGCAAAAGCAAACACTGGCCTTACACGTAAGATAAGAATGTCTGGTGAAAATATGAGTGCGTATATGATCCATCTGCACAGACCTGGCCAACATGACAAATGGAAGGATAagtgaaaagaaacagctgGGTGATTTGTGGAGGGTGGCTTcgtgatttttattttacagagtTAAGTGCTGTATTTCAAAACCTATATGCAAGCTAGGAGGTAATTAGGAAGGTTGGGAATAGGTGCTGTATGACTATAATCGTATCCTGAGTTGATGACAAATTCAAAAAATCCCAGAATTTCAGGTCGCATGTGGTGCATCAGTCCTGACTCCTACGACAGTAGCAAACTAATATAGTGTCAGATATGCTCACTATACGCTCTTGTGATTTCAAAAGCCATATTGTGCATTCTAGGTAACATACTTCTTATGAGCAGCAGCGCTTGTTCAGAGGCAATGGCTGTCGGCTCAGCTTAAAGGAGTCGTTGCTGTCTACGTCTTGAGGGTCTAAAGGTGGGATCTGCCGACCTGAAACAGAGTTTAACATGTGGCTGTTTCATCaatacacaaaaaatggcaaGACAGTTCAGAAATATGCGCCATGAAAATGGCTTTAGCCTGGATCTAGTGTGGAATAGTTTGTTGCTAAACAATAAACTTATTATTGACATTGAGTCTGCCAAACAATTgatatcatttgcattttcagtaaaaagatatcattttaatatttatacagtggagtaaaacatatataatgtatgcaTAAACACACTTAAATACCCATTCCAACAAGTGGCAGAGCAAGAATTTCAGatggatgaaaatgaatgaaatacgtgaaaaatgattttgtaaatgCTGTCAACAATAACAAGTAGCTAGGTTATTTCGTCATATTTCAATAACGTGGATATTGTAGCTAGGTAAGTAGTCAGCTAAATTTGTCATGTTGTCTGATACTGTTGTAGTAGTATCTAGTATTACCTAGTAATCAGAAGTACtgacaaacaaataattgaaaaatacTTACTAATTTTTCTAAAAAGCTCTTCCACATTGACAGCATTTCTTGCGCTGGTTTCAATGAAAATAGCTGCAATGGACTCTGCAAATTCCTTCGCTTCCTTCATAGGGACTTCCCTATGAACCCAAACTCAAATTAGGAGCAAATCTTACATAGACACTTATCATAAACCTGGCTGCAAAAATAGCATTTCACCCCAGGGTTTAGCAGAGTTTGGgggaaaaactgtaactgtttgCAGAGATGTAACTGGTATTGGTCCACTCAACCTGTCCCTAAGATGGACTGTGCTGTGCACAAATCAATGAATGTACCCCCCTGTAAGTGCCCTTTGTCACTAATAAAATAAGCAACAGAGAGTAATGTATATATCTCTTCATTTCAACGAGGCACAAACATGTATCAAGTATCAGCTAAGACTTGAGCTAAGACTTGAGACTTATTaacaacaacacacaactgTGATAGTGGGCTGGctccttgtgttttctgttgtgattcatgttacacatttttcatcatgtttttcatatatatatacattgatgagccaaaacattatgaccacctgcctaatatgctgttgctcctccgtgtgccgccaaaacagcgccgacccgccgaggcatggactctacaatTACATggacccctgaaggtgtcctgtggtatctggcaccaaaacattagcagcagatccttcaagtcctgtaagttgcaaGGCGGAGCTGCCATGGATCGGActtgttggtccagcacatcccacagatgctcaattggattgagatctggagaatttggaggccagagcaacaccttgaacacttcatcatgttcctcaaaccattcccgaacaatgtgtgcagtgtggcagggcgcattatcctgctcaaagaggccactgccatcagggaataccattgccatgaaggggtgtacctggtctgcaacaatgtttaggtaagtggcacatgtcaaattgacgtccacgTGAATGGCCGAACCCAGGGGTTCCCAGCtgaacattgcccagagcatcacactccctccacaggcttgtcgtcttcccagtgcatcctggtgccatcagttccccaggtaaacagcGCACATGTACACGGCCATCTacatgatctaaaagaaaacgggactcatcagaccaggcaaccttcttccactgctccaaggtccagttctgacAGTCGCATGCCCATTTTAGGCtggggtcatcatgggcactctgactggtctgcGGCTATGCAACTccatacacagcagggtgcgatgcactgtgtgttgtgacacattcctcccgtaaccatcattaaaattttctgtgacttgtgccacagtagaccttctgtcagtttggactagacgggatagccttcgttgccctcgcgcattgatgagccttgggcgcccaacaccctgtcgccggtttgaGGTTTGTCCCTCCTAGGACCACTGTTGGTAGGTTCTCatcactgctgactgggagcactccacaagccttgccgtttcagggatgctctgacccagtcgtctggccataacaatttggcccttgtcaaagtcgctcgggtctttactcctgcccatttctccctCATtcaacacgttgactacgagaactgattgttcacttaccatctaatctacccagaccttgacatgtgcccttgtttggagatgatcaacattattcagttcacctgtaagtggtcataatgttttggctcatcagtgtatacaCAGCCAGCCAGATATATACTCCTCTTTAAAAGTGTAATATTATTTCAGTGGCTTGATTCatccttattttattttgtggacCTCCAATCCTGAAAAGCACATGGTCAGCCTGCTGGCAACTGAAAAGAGACTGTGATAATGGCTAAAACCATGTGTGGAAATGTTTGTGTGCCTTTGATTTATGTATTGTATCTAATTTGTTGTTCTAACTGGCCAAATAGGTAAACATATGACCAGCACTTATCCCAGCTGAAAATTGCTGGTTTGCGGTCATCAGAGGAAGAAAGCAATTCAGAATTGTGAATGAATTACTATCACTGTACATGcatcaattttatttcaatttagtGAAATGTGCTGCCAGaggttatttttattatagGCTTGAAATTGTAACCACACCAAACCCGAAAAAGCTAATGTTTTACTGGCAGGATCACAATGATGGCCACTAGGGAAAAGTCTGTGGTAGGTTTCTCTAGATCAATGGATCATTCACCAATGTAATTGATATAATCTgaaataatgtactgtagaaTAACTGCTACCAATAACCAGATGGTTTGGAAATAGTGGTAAATTCTACTTCGTTATAAAACGTCAAATACGCTGAAAGTACAGGCCTTTTGCAGTGGATGGAGATTTCACAGTGGAAAGCAGTCACATGAGAGAATACCTGATGTCACCTAGGTCAGTCTTGTTCCCTGCGATAGCCACGACGATGTCTTCTGGACCATATTCCTTCAACTCCTTCACCCACTTTTTCAGCGTCTGAAAGGAGTCCTGCAAGGCAGACACATACATAGACCGTTTTGCATTTCTCATCGCAGGACTAATATCTGACATGCTGATACTGTACACAATGCAAATAAGCAGAGTTTACCAGCTTGGTGATGTCATATACAACAACTGCAGCTGCTGACCCTCTGTAGTACATCGGGGCTAATGAGTGAAACTAAAAGAGGACAAGAGAGAAATGATGATGCGTTTAACCATCTGGATGTCAGTACAAAGCCatgcaatacaaaacaatggctatttatttacagtactgACAGTATTACAAGCTATGTTTTGGAAAATATCAACCCATACAGGCATTTTCGAGTCTGTCTTTTGAAGATGCAGTTTAAACTTTTCAAACTTGCCTGGATAGTTTGCTAAACACATAAGCACCAACTAAGTAAGTACTAATTAAGTTAAGATCATTAAGTACTAATAATCACTGGCTTTACTGAAAATACCAtgataaaagaacaaaaatgacttGTAACCCTGTGGCATGGACATTAAAGCATAGTGGCTCCTTGTGGTCTGATGTATTCCAACTAAAAAACTATTCCCAAAGTATTCAAATGCCACGacacatacaatataaaaattTGGCTTCACTGAATACTCAGCTGAAcgaaaataatgaaaataaagcagtgacccagaacatttcctttttttcatgagCACACTGATGAGGGTGTTCAAGGGTGGAATGTGACTCAGTTGTTATAATTAAcgcacaaaaccaaaaatgcGGTCAGGAAATGTTGCAAGCTGAAAAAATGGGGGAGGGTACCATGCTGCAATTCAGGACAAACAGGCAGAGCAGCAACCTTCAGAGTAACTGATATATGAACAAAATGTGGAGGTAAATACAATGCTTATTGTGTAGCAACAAAGAGAGCCTGTGCTTCTGTGTTAGCAATCTCCCGACCATCAAGCCGTTATACACTTCACTACTCTCTTCTTTTGGTTTCTGAGgtgaaaagagaagagagatgaGCTCACGTACACTGATTTTTGAACTGGTTtagaaaacaatttattttatccatatccataataaaaacaagcatGCCTCAGCATTCTCCCATACAATTTCATGTACATTATGAGGTTGTTGAGCTTTTCATTAGAAGGTGGCCAGTTCAAATACCATGTAGAACCAACTTTAATAACTTCAGTAAgttatccagctgtatggatGATAATATACAAAAGATTAAAGCAATACAATTCACCCTGGACAAGCTGTCCTTATCCCTGTGATGTGACTCTCCAGTTTAGtgattgttttaataataaattttcGATAACAGTGTGCTCAGTTCAACAGGTTCTGTTACACAGTGTAACTTTGTAGGAAGGACATTCACATAGGTCAAGCACGGTTACAACCCAGCACATTCTATTAACATTTTACTACCCATATCAgaagttgtgttttttccactACACAAGACATTCACACTATAGACAATACTCATGGACAAGTAGTGATTGTTACCCTCTCCTGGCCCGCAGTGTCCCAGATTAAAAATTTGTGAAGTTCATTTCCACAGGGTATAGTCTTGGTTAAGAATGATGCGctgtgaacattaaaaaataaacattaaccAAATTACTACCATACTCTTCTAAATGCAATGGCAAAAGGAAGTTCAGgaacaaacaagacaaacagacaaactaTCATGAAGTGTATTGCAAACACAATAAAGGGAAGAGTGCAGTGTCTATGTGTCAACCCTCTCTTTCCATGTTATGGTTTGTTGGGAGTGGCCAAAAGACACGTGACAGAACTTAGAGAATCCAGTGTCTGATACAGGTTACCtaaccatgcaaaaaaaaaatgcaaacagtttACAATGTGTTCAACAGACAATTCTAAGCGGCACAAGTGTCATACTAATCATATACTCTTCATAATTTATGTGGCAGTATTTCTGTTCTGAAACCATGCaacatattttggttttcagcaGTCAACATGATTTACTTGGAATACCCATTTTATCTCTGAAACCACGCCCCAGTTAATATGGTATGATGtgaaaacagtggaaataaTGAATTGATATTTGATGTTTGGGAAGTCAACAACAAGGATAATTCACTTGCAGGTGCATTGCTTTCAGAAATGCACAGCCCTGTAAGGTCTTTATCTGCTCTGTAAGTATTGTCCCATCCATGATTGAACTATTATATCCATTTGTATACACAATGATGAATGATATGTAGGCAAAGGATTTGGAAACGACAGGGCTTCAATGCACTCATTTTTAGCACAATACATTTCCCATCATACTGTCTTCTCAGTAAGGTTTGCCAGTGTTTTATCAGAAAAGtattaatgaaagaaaatagCACCCATGATACAAAGACATCTGTGTCCCCATTTTACTGCTAGTATTCCTCTTatccttcatttttattgaactCCCATCATTGTGTCATTTGTGATATTCATTTCCTACAATTTTATACTTGtaggaaatgaataattataattCTAATGGTGACACATAGACCATCAAAAAAACGCAATGTGTGAGGAGTTTTCGATCAAAGATGTTGTGACAAAACTCTGATGTAATCTTTGGACCAGTGTCCGTACTGATTTTAATCAAATGCACAGTAAAGCACTTGAAATATGGGTTGTTCAGTACCAGAACTCAGGGGAGCTGCTTAGCAAATAACGGATTCCTGTGGCCATCATGTTCTCATTTGGTAGGAATTTGCAGACATTACTTCGCCCAAACCAATCTCAGTATAAATACTTAGACCGCAGCCACTGAAAAGTAAGGTTGGGAATAATCAACTGTACGAGTTGATCCACTGTAAAGCATTACACAGACTAATAGTGTTAACTGAACTGCAAAAGGTTCTACAGTATGTGTTAACATTCCATTAGAATTCAAACACTTCCTGCTTACCCAATCGTTGGACTCATGCTGTGGTCAAACTGATCCTGCACAAACCGGCACACAATACTTGATTTCCCAACTCCTGTATCCTAAATAGCAGACAACACCGTATGtcacatattttcaaacagaCCACAAGGCTTGGTTGTAAACTATGAGGGCTCGTTAATACAGAACACTGTGTTACAAAGTACAAGCTTAAAGCAGTAGCTACATATGTACCTTCAAGGCATCCTGCGTAAAATCAGACATTTGGGcgaaataaataattatcac
The nucleotide sequence above comes from Megalops cyprinoides isolate fMegCyp1 chromosome 2, fMegCyp1.pri, whole genome shotgun sequence. Encoded proteins:
- the LOC118795800 gene encoding ras-related protein Rab-31-like, coding for MAIRELKICLLGDTGVGKSSIVCRFVQDQFDHSMSPTIGASFLTKTIPCGNELHKFLIWDTAGQERFHSLAPMYYRGSAAAVVVYDITKLDSFQTLKKWVKELKEYGPEDIVVAIAGNKTDLGDIREVPMKEAKEFAESIAAIFIETSARNAVNVEELFRKISRQIPPLDPQDVDSNDSFKLSRQPLPLNKRCCS